In one window of Streptomyces sp. FXJ1.172 DNA:
- a CDS encoding MFS transporter codes for MLTRLVPEQPTLRTFVWATLVSNLGNGLFIAISVVYFTRSAGLTTGQVGLGLTVAGVCGVLAGVPAGRLADRWGARHTLTMLFCVETIGVLGYTMVRSMVVFVPLACLVTFVDQAALTARSALIAVALPPDTRVYGRSVLRVVSNIGIGAGSAVAAIALQYDTLAVYQVMMVVDAATFLGAALLLMRLPVATATTPPPAEQTTGPTEAPRRRPRPRLPHVDRTYILMAALNGVLAVQVGVLEVGVPLWIVQSADAPRFVISVLMAVNTLMVIFLQVRTGRGVRTPPQGARACLHSGALLAVACLLFGLAHGISRPLAVTILLVGVVVFTFGEILSSAGGWALSFGLVNPKNSGEYLGVFNSGIAAGRLLSPVLITSTAIRFGLTGWLVLAVMFLVAGAGIAAVRLK; via the coding sequence ATGCTGACGCGTCTCGTGCCGGAGCAACCGACCCTCCGCACATTCGTCTGGGCAACCCTCGTCAGCAACTTGGGAAACGGGCTGTTCATAGCGATCAGCGTGGTCTACTTCACGCGGTCCGCCGGACTCACCACCGGCCAGGTCGGGTTGGGGCTGACAGTCGCCGGGGTCTGCGGCGTGCTCGCCGGCGTGCCCGCCGGGCGGCTCGCGGACCGCTGGGGGGCACGACACACACTGACCATGCTGTTCTGTGTCGAGACGATCGGTGTTCTCGGCTACACCATGGTTCGCTCGATGGTGGTGTTCGTGCCCCTGGCCTGTCTCGTCACCTTCGTCGACCAGGCGGCGCTCACCGCACGCAGCGCCCTCATCGCCGTCGCGCTGCCTCCGGACACGCGCGTATACGGTCGATCAGTGTTACGGGTGGTCAGCAACATCGGCATCGGTGCCGGTTCGGCGGTCGCCGCGATCGCTCTGCAGTACGACACTCTCGCCGTGTACCAGGTGATGATGGTCGTGGACGCGGCGACCTTCCTCGGCGCCGCGCTCCTGCTGATGCGGCTGCCTGTCGCCACCGCAACCACGCCGCCACCGGCCGAGCAGACAACAGGGCCCACCGAAGCGCCACGAAGACGCCCACGGCCCCGGCTCCCTCATGTCGACCGCACCTACATCTTGATGGCCGCGCTCAACGGCGTGCTCGCCGTACAGGTAGGAGTACTGGAGGTGGGCGTGCCCCTGTGGATCGTGCAGTCAGCGGATGCCCCACGCTTCGTCATCTCCGTACTCATGGCAGTGAACACGCTGATGGTGATCTTCCTCCAGGTCAGAACAGGGCGCGGCGTCCGCACGCCGCCTCAGGGAGCCCGCGCCTGCCTGCACTCCGGCGCACTGCTGGCCGTTGCCTGCCTGTTGTTCGGGCTGGCGCACGGAATCAGCCGGCCGCTGGCGGTGACGATCCTTCTGGTGGGGGTTGTGGTATTCACCTTTGGCGAAATCCTTTCCTCCGCAGGCGGTTGGGCACTCAGCTTCGGGTTGGTCAATCCGAAAAATTCTGGAGAATACCTCGGCGTATTCAACAGCGGCATCGCAGCGGGGAGGCTCTTGAGTCCTGTATTGATCACCTCGACCGCGATTCGGTTCGGTCTGACCGGTTGGCTGGTGCTGGCCGTCATGTTCCTCGTGGCCGGAGCGGGCATTGCCGCGGTCCGACTGAAGTGA
- a CDS encoding ATP-grasp domain-containing protein, giving the protein MLLLLVIATGKRMYREDLLRSAGRAYPIHMFTTAEPTWEKEHITDWTVVPSTTDPTAMVAAARKVAESKPVGGVVCWGDGPVSAAAEIASALGLPTSDPVAVQHCRDKHQTRVLLEAAGVPQPISRAVDTLEEARQVVDRTGYPAVIKPRGYGGSFGVVRVDGPGDLAEHFMSTRDTTDPHGPAYEAPVLVEEYVEGPEISVDSVIRDGKVTPLFVARKVVAYPPHFEEIGHYVDAGDDLLTAPELTRQLTDIHAALGFTHGVTHTEFKLTPTGAKLIEVNARAGGDLIPYLGMRATGIDPGVVTAAVAMGEEADLTAHRRRVAGIRFYYVDEDDTTIADVRFEPSLLPPAIERTYIIAAPGDTVSPPPKGMRVGRVAYATAVAESIEECRTALDAAGAALQIDVV; this is encoded by the coding sequence GTGCTGTTGCTGCTCGTCATCGCCACCGGCAAGCGTATGTACCGCGAAGACCTGCTGCGGTCCGCCGGCCGTGCCTACCCGATCCACATGTTCACCACTGCGGAACCCACCTGGGAAAAGGAGCACATAACCGACTGGACGGTGGTGCCCAGCACCACGGATCCGACCGCAATGGTGGCAGCCGCCCGCAAGGTCGCCGAGTCCAAACCGGTCGGCGGCGTGGTGTGCTGGGGCGACGGCCCGGTAAGCGCCGCCGCGGAGATCGCGAGCGCCCTCGGTCTGCCCACGAGCGACCCGGTCGCCGTCCAGCACTGCCGGGACAAACACCAGACGCGTGTCCTGCTCGAAGCAGCCGGAGTGCCACAGCCGATCTCCAGAGCAGTGGACACACTCGAGGAAGCCCGTCAGGTCGTCGACCGGACCGGCTATCCGGCAGTCATCAAACCACGCGGCTACGGCGGCAGCTTCGGCGTGGTCCGCGTGGACGGCCCGGGGGACCTGGCCGAGCACTTCATGTCCACCCGGGACACCACCGACCCGCACGGGCCGGCCTACGAAGCTCCGGTGCTGGTCGAGGAGTACGTCGAGGGCCCCGAGATCAGCGTTGACTCGGTCATCCGCGACGGGAAGGTCACTCCCCTGTTCGTGGCCCGCAAGGTGGTCGCATACCCGCCCCATTTCGAGGAGATCGGGCACTACGTCGACGCCGGGGACGACCTGCTCACCGCCCCCGAACTGACCCGTCAACTCACCGACATCCACGCCGCGCTCGGCTTCACCCACGGCGTGACCCACACCGAGTTCAAGCTGACCCCCACCGGCGCCAAGCTGATCGAGGTCAACGCGCGCGCCGGCGGGGACTTGATCCCCTACCTGGGAATGCGGGCCACCGGGATCGATCCCGGTGTGGTGACGGCAGCGGTGGCCATGGGCGAGGAAGCCGACCTGACCGCACATCGCAGGCGAGTGGCCGGCATCCGGTTCTACTACGTCGACGAAGACGACACGACGATCGCCGATGTCCGCTTCGAGCCTTCCCTGCTTCCCCCGGCGATCGAGCGCACGTACATCATCGCAGCCCCCGGAGACACCGTGTCCCCACCGCCCAAAGGCATGCGCGTGGGCCGCGTCGCCTACGCCACCGCGGTCGCGGAGTCGATCGAGGAGTGCCGCACCGCACTGGACGCAGCAGGGGCGGCCCTGCAGATAGACGTGGTCTGA
- a CDS encoding glutamyl-tRNA reductase, which translates to MVISILLLGVSYRSAPPDVFEQAAVTGETADKLAHDIHRAPGIRESAVLATCNRVEIYADVDACDQTAKTITDALAGHCGIAPDRLVPYLYELTDDNALQHLFKVACGLDSMVVGEDQIVGQLRAAFQLAQERRTVGRVLHGIMQRALRVGKRARSETGVNRAGASLVTVGLDIVGPSAGKHALVVGAGSLGALTAKTLADRGIAAVTVTNRTLERAERLADDLPIRATAIPLTAVQEALPDADLVVSCLGTGEYVITADMVRGPVALLDLAVPRSIDPAAALHPDVTLVSLDDLADRNHAADADIEGVMRIIAEETTDYRAKRRAEAVAPTVTALRDKAATVVDKELARLATRVPNLDEHEHDVVARTVRRVVNKILHAPTVRVQELAAAPDGERYVTMLADLFDLAPDADEDHSRTA; encoded by the coding sequence ATTGTCATCAGTATTCTGTTATTAGGGGTGAGCTATCGAAGCGCCCCACCCGACGTGTTCGAGCAGGCGGCCGTCACCGGTGAGACGGCCGACAAACTGGCACACGACATCCATCGCGCGCCAGGAATCCGTGAGAGTGCCGTCCTCGCAACCTGCAACCGGGTGGAGATATACGCCGATGTCGATGCCTGCGATCAAACCGCCAAGACCATCACCGATGCGCTCGCCGGGCATTGCGGCATCGCACCGGACCGACTCGTTCCGTATCTTTATGAGTTAACGGACGACAATGCATTACAGCACTTATTCAAAGTAGCGTGCGGGCTGGACTCGATGGTGGTCGGTGAGGACCAGATAGTGGGCCAGCTGCGCGCCGCGTTCCAGCTCGCGCAGGAGCGTCGCACCGTGGGCAGAGTGCTGCACGGCATCATGCAGCGGGCGCTGCGGGTCGGCAAACGTGCTCGGTCCGAGACGGGCGTCAACCGCGCCGGCGCCTCGTTGGTGACCGTGGGCCTGGACATCGTCGGTCCGTCGGCCGGAAAGCACGCACTGGTCGTCGGGGCCGGTTCCCTGGGCGCGCTGACCGCCAAGACTCTGGCCGATCGCGGGATCGCAGCCGTCACCGTGACGAACCGGACCCTGGAACGCGCCGAACGACTGGCGGACGACTTACCGATACGCGCCACCGCGATCCCCCTGACAGCAGTGCAGGAAGCACTCCCCGACGCCGACTTGGTGGTCTCCTGCCTGGGCACCGGTGAGTACGTGATCACCGCGGACATGGTGCGCGGCCCCGTGGCCCTCCTCGACCTGGCCGTCCCACGCAGCATTGACCCAGCAGCCGCGCTGCACCCCGACGTCACCCTGGTGAGCCTGGACGACCTCGCCGATCGGAATCATGCCGCCGATGCCGACATCGAAGGCGTCATGCGCATCATCGCGGAGGAGACGACCGACTACCGGGCGAAGCGGCGCGCGGAGGCGGTGGCACCCACCGTCACGGCACTGCGGGACAAGGCGGCAACCGTGGTCGACAAAGAATTGGCCCGGCTCGCCACCCGAGTTCCGAACCTCGACGAGCACGAGCACGATGTCGTCGCACGAACCGTCAGAAGAGTAGTGAACAAAATTCTGCACGCGCCGACCGTGCGCGTCCAGGAACTGGCCGCAGCACCTGATGGTGAGCGGTATGTGACCATGCTGGCCGATCTGTTCGACCTTGCGCCAGATGCAGATGAGGACCACTCAAGGACAGCTTGA
- the hemC gene encoding hydroxymethylbilane synthase, with translation MPTYLVGSRASNLAKTQVREYLAPIRQRFPHVTFTHRVILEGGDRDRNSRTSEISAVSGGSAFSSEQEAALARGDVDIVIHSLKDLPTANPPGLMLLPPPGREDVRDALCGSTLAGLRKGARVGTGAARRIAQLKAVRPDLEVVPIRGNVPPRLKKIETMGLDAVVLAAAGLRRLGLDDAIGELLPLDLFPPSPGQGALGIQVREDDKPVQGILSTVGDYAVDAQVRAERALLAELHGGCSVPVGAYAETAPNGSLTLHAQVTSLDGTQRVSGSMTGRTDEPEKLGMALAGELIGHGAREILAGFGVYVGA, from the coding sequence ATGCCAACATACCTGGTCGGCTCGCGGGCAAGTAACTTGGCCAAGACCCAGGTACGAGAATACCTCGCCCCTATTCGTCAGCGCTTTCCCCACGTAACGTTCACACATCGGGTAATTCTCGAGGGCGGCGACAGGGATCGAAACTCCCGGACATCCGAGATCTCGGCTGTGAGTGGCGGAAGTGCGTTCAGCTCCGAGCAGGAGGCGGCACTCGCCAGGGGAGACGTGGACATTGTGATCCACTCCCTCAAGGATCTGCCCACGGCGAACCCGCCGGGCCTGATGCTGTTGCCCCCGCCGGGACGCGAGGACGTACGGGATGCCCTTTGCGGATCCACGCTGGCCGGGCTGCGAAAAGGCGCACGGGTGGGTACCGGTGCCGCTCGGCGAATCGCCCAGCTCAAGGCGGTCCGCCCCGACCTCGAGGTCGTTCCGATCCGGGGGAACGTCCCGCCCCGGCTGAAGAAGATCGAAACCATGGGCCTCGATGCCGTGGTCCTGGCGGCCGCCGGTCTTCGCCGCCTCGGCCTCGACGACGCGATCGGTGAACTCCTGCCCCTGGACCTGTTCCCTCCCTCGCCCGGGCAGGGCGCCCTGGGGATCCAGGTCCGCGAGGACGACAAGCCTGTTCAGGGGATCCTCTCCACCGTGGGTGACTATGCCGTCGATGCCCAGGTGCGAGCGGAACGGGCCCTGCTCGCAGAGCTGCACGGGGGATGCAGTGTGCCTGTGGGCGCCTACGCGGAGACCGCACCGAACGGGTCTCTCACGCTTCACGCACAGGTCACGTCGCTGGACGGGACCCAGCGGGTGTCCGGGTCGATGACGGGCCGGACCGACGAACCGGAGAAACTCGGCATGGCCCTGGCCGGCGAACTCATCGGCCACGGGGCGCGCGAGATCCTCGCGGGCTTCGGCGTCTATGTCGGGGCCTAG
- a CDS encoding cold-shock protein — protein sequence MVAGRVVRFDSTRGYGFISPAYGGEDVFLHVNDLLMPEAYVRSGLQVEFEIEEGERGLKASSVRLAESAERKPAEVVPTGTVGPAGDGEQLCDVLSQDEFSKDMTELLLAAAPSLTGEQILTIRRRVVDFGRRHGWVED from the coding sequence GTGGTTGCGGGTCGTGTGGTGCGTTTTGACAGTACGCGGGGTTACGGATTCATTTCCCCGGCTTACGGCGGAGAGGACGTCTTCCTCCATGTGAACGACCTGCTGATGCCGGAGGCGTATGTGCGCTCCGGTCTTCAGGTCGAGTTCGAGATCGAAGAGGGAGAGCGGGGCCTGAAAGCGTCGTCCGTCAGGCTCGCCGAATCCGCCGAGCGGAAGCCGGCGGAGGTGGTCCCGACCGGGACCGTCGGGCCCGCGGGCGACGGAGAGCAGTTGTGTGACGTGCTCTCCCAGGACGAGTTCAGCAAGGATATGACGGAGCTTCTGCTGGCAGCGGCACCGTCGCTCACGGGCGAGCAGATCCTCACGATCCGGCGCCGCGTGGTGGACTTCGGAAGGCGCCACGGCTGGGTCGAGGACTGA